The Nostoc cf. commune SO-36 genomic sequence CAGTGTTAGCGAACTTGATTTATTCCCCTCATTGGATGAGGCTAAGGAGGGCTTTAATCTTAAGTTTATCACTTCAGTCGCTTGGCGATCGCAGATGGTAATCCTTGTGATGGAGTACTAACTTAGAGCCAATAAATTCTGAAACTATTATACAGCAGGGGCTTCAGATTTATTTATATTTTTTTCCAAAAATGTTAGTTTGCCAGAATTTTAGGGAATTCTATAAATAAGCATGGGAATTATCAAAACCTAATGGCTGTAAAACAAAGACAATACGGTAGCTTCTGCTACCGTTTACTCATTTTTTAAAATATCATACTCACCAACAGAGACATTTACGAAGAAGACACCGTGAGTCGGTAATGTCTTTCGGTGATACAAAGAAGCAGAGGTGAGATTCGATTCTCCCCAACTTGCTTGCTTTTTCTTGCCTAATACCCAATCCCCAATCCCATTTAATGAACAGTCTGCGCTAGGGTAGGAATTGAAACTCAATTTGTGATTTCCTGTGCTTCCCTGCAAACGTCCATCTGTATTTCTAATTTGGGCTGTTCTACTCACTTCCTTAACAGCCTGTGCTAACAGTCCATCTGCCAAAAATCTTGAGCAATCATTGGCGGCAGATCCGAAACTGCAAAGCAATGCAGTTGTCTTTGGAGAATCTCAGAGTAACCAACCGCAAGCACAGCAAAACGAATCAACAGTTCAGTTACCACCTGATTTTCCCAAAGATATCCCCCTATATTCCAATGCCAAACTACAGGAAGTTACACCTGCTAGCGGTTCAGAAAACAGAATCTCAACTCGTTGGTTGAGTTCTGATCCTAGTAACTTTATTGCTAGCTTTTATCGCAGCCAGTTTCAAGCAAATAACTGGCAGATTTTGCAACAGCCAACAGATGATGCCGGAGGTGCTTTTGAGGCACGTCGTAACGATTTGCTTTTGAAGATTTTCATTCAGCCTAAACCAGTTACTAACGCCACAGCTAATCAACCTCAGACTGCCACTGAATTACTGATTGATTACGTACCGAATAGTATTGCAACGGCACAATCTATCCCAACCACAAATCCTAACGAAACGACTAACGCCGTTCCTCAACCAGGAGATTTACAGTTCATTGGCCCAGTACCACCTGCAAACTTGGCAGCACAGCCACCAAGCACGGCTAATAACCAAACAACCCCTACAGCGACACCTGAATCTCAGGTATTTAACGATCTAAATAAGGCTCCGCAAGAATGGCGGCAACACATCCAAGATTTGGCTGCATTAGGTGTTTTGTCTTTAGAACCAAACGCAATTAAGAGCAATACCACCACAGCGAACCAGTTTGAACCCGGTAAAATCGTTACACATCGAGAATATGCCCGTTGGCTAATTGCTGCCAATAATGCCATGTATGCCAACAATCCAGCTAAACAAATTCGCTTGGCATCAGAAACTACTCAATCAGCTTTTAGTGATGTGTCCGCAAAAGACCCTGATTTTCCAGCAATTCAGGGATTAGCTGAAGCTGGATTAATTCCTAGTCCTTTGTCTGGAGATTCTACAGTAGTTTTGTTTCGTCCTGATGCACCCCTAACACGGGAACAGTTACTGTTGTGGAAATTACCCTTAGATACTCGCCAAGCTTTACCCTCTGCTAACTTAGATGCGGTCAAACAAACTTGGGGTTTCCAAGATGCAGCGCGAATTGACCCCAAGGCTTTAAGAGCAGTGTTGGCTGATTACCAGAATGGCGAACAATCAAATATTCGCCGGGTGTTTGGTTATACGACTCTGTTTCAACCTAAAAAACCAGTAACTCGTGCTGAGGCTGCTACAGCTTTGTGGTATTTTGGCAGTCAGGGTGACGGTGTATCAGCTGCTGAGGCTTTGCAATTAAAGCGAAATTAAGATAACCCCACAAAACTTGCCACAACTCGACTAAGCGCTGGACAAACGTTTTGTAAGTTGCTCTTGACTTAAACTTCCAGAATTAGTTAAAGCAATATCTAGGATGGTTTTACCCTCTTTTCTGGCGGTTAGTCTATGAGAGCATAAAAATAGACGATTTCCACCCTTTAGAAGATAATTTTTGCTATTT encodes the following:
- a CDS encoding S-layer homology domain-containing protein, which encodes MLPCKRPSVFLIWAVLLTSLTACANSPSAKNLEQSLAADPKLQSNAVVFGESQSNQPQAQQNESTVQLPPDFPKDIPLYSNAKLQEVTPASGSENRISTRWLSSDPSNFIASFYRSQFQANNWQILQQPTDDAGGAFEARRNDLLLKIFIQPKPVTNATANQPQTATELLIDYVPNSIATAQSIPTTNPNETTNAVPQPGDLQFIGPVPPANLAAQPPSTANNQTTPTATPESQVFNDLNKAPQEWRQHIQDLAALGVLSLEPNAIKSNTTTANQFEPGKIVTHREYARWLIAANNAMYANNPAKQIRLASETTQSAFSDVSAKDPDFPAIQGLAEAGLIPSPLSGDSTVVLFRPDAPLTREQLLLWKLPLDTRQALPSANLDAVKQTWGFQDAARIDPKALRAVLADYQNGEQSNIRRVFGYTTLFQPKKPVTRAEAATALWYFGSQGDGVSAAEALQLKRN